One window from the genome of Mucilaginibacter ginsenosidivorans encodes:
- a CDS encoding MlaE family ABC transporter permease: MFHSLGRYLLLLRLSFKRPEKFSVYWNEVMREMVSQGIGSLGIIGIISVFIGAVATVQVAFQLSSPLVPQSIAGSIARDSTILEFSPTISALVLAGRIGSSIASQIGTMRVTEQIDALEIMGVNAPGFLISPKILSGLSMVPLLTIVSVALGLSGGYLACIVSRDIAPTDYIVGLRDSFKPIIVGVCCVKSISFGFIITSVCSYFGFYTSGGALEVGQSATKGVVFSCIWILFADLLITSVML; encoded by the coding sequence ATGTTTCACAGCTTAGGAAGATATTTACTTTTACTGCGTTTAAGTTTCAAAAGACCCGAGAAATTCAGTGTTTACTGGAATGAGGTGATGCGCGAAATGGTGTCGCAAGGTATCGGTTCGTTGGGCATCATCGGTATAATTTCCGTATTTATCGGCGCGGTAGCCACTGTCCAGGTAGCTTTCCAGCTTTCCAGTCCGCTGGTACCGCAAAGTATTGCAGGCAGCATCGCCCGCGATTCAACCATCCTTGAGTTTAGCCCTACCATTTCGGCATTGGTGCTTGCCGGGCGCATCGGCTCAAGCATTGCATCGCAGATAGGCACCATGCGCGTAACCGAGCAGATAGATGCGCTGGAGATAATGGGCGTAAATGCACCTGGATTCCTGATATCGCCAAAAATACTTTCGGGCCTTTCTATGGTGCCCTTGCTTACCATTGTATCGGTAGCGCTGGGTCTTAGCGGCGGTTACCTGGCCTGCATAGTTTCGCGTGATATTGCCCCCACGGATTACATAGTTGGTTTACGCGATAGTTTTAAACCAATTATTGTTGGTGTTTGCTGCGTAAAATCTATAAGCTTCGGATTTATCATTACTTCGGTTTGCTCCTATTTTGGTTTCTACACCTCGGGCGGGGCGCTTGAAGTTGGCCAGTCGGCCACCAAGGGTGTTGTTTTTAGCTGTATCTGGATATTATTTGCCGATCTGCTTATCACAAGCGTAATGTTATGA
- a CDS encoding SDR family oxidoreductase, translated as MTNALITAATKGMGRATAIALAKDGISLAICARNQQELEAFKLELLEMNPYIQVMTQAVDGSQKEQLLSFATNAEKELGFISVIVNNLGMFDPVSILDESDEAFDKQLNTNLMPAYHLYKFFGKKMIAKRKGHIFTICSVAALDPIAAAGTYSVTKVALLGLTKVMRAEMQPHGVKVTAIIPGSTLTNSWAGTAISEDKFILPEDIASAIVNTYKMSAGANVDEIIIRPVTGQV; from the coding sequence ATGACAAACGCTCTCATCACCGCAGCAACCAAAGGCATGGGCCGGGCCACCGCAATAGCACTGGCAAAGGATGGCATCAGCCTGGCTATCTGCGCCCGCAACCAGCAGGAGCTGGAAGCTTTTAAGCTTGAGCTGCTGGAGATGAACCCGTACATACAGGTAATGACGCAAGCGGTTGATGGCAGCCAGAAAGAGCAGTTGCTCAGTTTTGCCACCAACGCCGAAAAGGAACTGGGTTTTATCAGCGTTATTGTCAATAACCTCGGCATGTTCGACCCGGTAAGTATACTGGACGAAAGCGACGAGGCATTTGACAAGCAGCTCAATACTAACCTGATGCCCGCCTATCACCTGTACAAATTTTTTGGGAAAAAGATGATAGCCAAACGCAAAGGGCACATTTTCACCATTTGCTCAGTTGCAGCGCTCGACCCCATCGCGGCAGCGGGTACTTACAGCGTAACAAAGGTGGCACTGTTAGGTCTGACGAAAGTAATGCGGGCCGAAATGCAGCCACATGGGGTAAAGGTTACTGCCATTATACCGGGGTCGACCCTGACCAATTCATGGGCCGGGACGGCCATCAGTGAAGATAAATTTATACTGCCCGAAGATATTGCTTCGGCTATTGTTAATACTTATAAAATGAGCGCCGGCGCTAATGTCGATGAAATAATAATAAGGCCCGTAACAGGGCAGGTTTAG
- a CDS encoding PspC domain-containing protein: MEKKLYRDEFRKKIGGVCAGLADYFTIDVTLVRLFFVLACIFHGSGLPVYIVLWIVLPKKPFPYMDPTVDYTVPPQGPEGTVPPTGNPFGGNPFQGNPFTNIPPQPNPPFQPAPRSTSLAAIIFGVILIVVGGSILLDNLNILPDWDFEHLWPIALITVGCVLMLSGEKKKRDLNAQWQSVKEEKTDGDTAETNTPE, from the coding sequence ATGGAAAAGAAATTATATAGAGACGAATTCCGCAAGAAGATAGGCGGTGTTTGTGCCGGCTTGGCCGATTATTTTACCATAGACGTGACCCTTGTGCGGCTGTTTTTTGTGCTCGCATGTATATTTCATGGCAGCGGCTTGCCGGTGTACATTGTTCTGTGGATAGTGCTTCCAAAAAAGCCCTTCCCGTATATGGACCCTACGGTTGATTACACTGTACCACCCCAGGGGCCCGAAGGTACTGTGCCCCCAACCGGTAACCCCTTTGGCGGCAACCCTTTCCAGGGAAACCCGTTCACTAATATACCGCCGCAGCCAAATCCGCCGTTTCAACCGGCACCGCGTTCAACTTCGTTGGCTGCCATCATTTTTGGTGTGATACTTATTGTTGTAGGCGGATCGATTTTATTGGATAACCTTAATATTTTACCCGATTGGGATTTTGAACACCTGTGGCCGATAGCGCTGATAACCGTAGGATGTGTGCTGATGTTGTCGGGCGAAAAAAAGAAAAGGGATCTGAATGCCCAGTGGCAATCAGTTAAAGAAGAAAAAACCGACGGCGATACCGCCGAAACCAACACCCCCGAATAA
- a CDS encoding LiaI-LiaF-like domain-containing protein, giving the protein MKNDKLVPGMILVLIGAAFLLHNFGYIHFQWNNIWHLWPIFLVIGGVNLLLANNRTAWATILKITVIVGGFALILFGNFNYRNHWWPGFRYHYNKDNDDGDINFDDGDDSDDSDSGKMVKVSGDSEFREPFNAAVKVAQLNIKGGATSYRLNDTTGDLFNAKTHEFHGRYQFTTHQDDSVFVMDFIMKNHKGVWGWGDNNNDANVANIRLNTNPEWEINIDAGATDLDFDLSKYKLRSVKINGGAGAFKVKVGQPLAETNINVSTGASDVTIDVPSNAACHIKSDSGLSSNTFDGFNKMSNGEYETSGFDAAKNKIYIHISGGISDFKVHKY; this is encoded by the coding sequence ATGAAAAACGATAAACTGGTACCGGGCATGATCCTGGTATTGATCGGGGCGGCTTTCCTGCTGCATAATTTTGGATACATCCATTTTCAGTGGAACAACATATGGCACTTGTGGCCTATCTTCCTGGTGATAGGCGGCGTTAACCTGCTGCTGGCCAATAACCGCACCGCATGGGCAACGATACTCAAGATAACTGTCATAGTAGGCGGCTTTGCGCTGATCCTGTTCGGTAACTTTAATTACCGGAATCACTGGTGGCCCGGCTTCCGTTATCACTATAACAAGGATAATGATGATGGCGACATCAATTTTGACGATGGTGACGACTCTGACGACAGCGACAGCGGCAAAATGGTCAAGGTATCGGGCGATAGCGAATTCAGGGAACCTTTTAATGCAGCGGTAAAGGTAGCGCAGTTAAATATCAAAGGCGGCGCTACATCCTACAGGCTGAACGATACTACCGGCGATCTGTTCAACGCCAAAACACACGAGTTTCACGGCAGGTACCAGTTTACTACCCACCAGGACGATTCGGTATTCGTAATGGACTTCATTATGAAAAATCACAAAGGCGTATGGGGCTGGGGCGATAACAATAACGACGCGAACGTGGCCAATATCAGGCTGAACACAAATCCTGAATGGGAAATAAATATCGACGCCGGCGCTACCGACCTTGATTTCGATCTTTCAAAATATAAGCTCCGCTCGGTAAAAATTAATGGCGGCGCCGGAGCCTTTAAAGTTAAAGTGGGACAGCCGCTGGCCGAAACAAATATCAATGTTTCCACCGGGGCGTCAGACGTAACCATCGATGTGCCTTCTAACGCTGCCTGCCATATCAAATCCGATTCGGGCTTGTCATCAAATACCTTCGATGGTTTTAATAAGATGAGCAATGGCGAATACGAAACCAGCGGGTTCGACGCTGCCAAAAACAAAATTTACATACACATAAGCGGCGGTATCTCCGACTTTAAGGTACATAAGTACTAA
- a CDS encoding RDD family protein — protein sequence MQHFNNKYILVINGKPEGPFSVEELKGLGLKPGDFVKTAEMPDYKEAHEIAELRQVFHFKQQSVIPQYFAGLDQRMLASALDLLAISGIYIILGFTAVLVITDRESRLAIALSLLVLIPVTNFIYHVVMESSDKQATWGKQVLKIKVCDMEGKRISTATALVRNFCKLFSFLPLFIGYLLIFFNKQQQCAHDMIAGTLVMKDRLI from the coding sequence TTGCAACATTTCAACAATAAATACATACTCGTTATTAACGGTAAACCGGAGGGCCCCTTTTCCGTGGAGGAATTAAAGGGTTTGGGTTTGAAACCCGGGGATTTTGTAAAGACCGCCGAAATGCCCGACTACAAAGAGGCGCACGAAATTGCCGAGCTGCGGCAGGTGTTCCATTTTAAACAACAGAGCGTAATACCCCAATACTTTGCCGGGCTCGACCAGCGCATGCTGGCTTCAGCGCTCGATCTGCTGGCTATTTCGGGTATATATATTATCCTTGGGTTTACCGCCGTGCTGGTAATAACAGACCGGGAATCAAGACTGGCGATAGCCCTGAGTCTTTTGGTGCTGATACCGGTTACCAATTTTATCTATCACGTGGTGATGGAAAGCTCGGACAAGCAGGCTACCTGGGGCAAGCAGGTGCTTAAGATCAAAGTTTGCGATATGGAAGGGAAAAGGATAAGCACCGCAACGGCCCTTGTTCGTAATTTTTGTAAGCTGTTTTCCTTTTTACCATTATTTATAGGGTATTTGCTTATCTTTTTTAATAAACAGCAGCAATGCGCGCATGATATGATAGCAGGTACTTTGGTGATGAAAGACAGGCTGATTTAG
- a CDS encoding RDD family protein → MINNYYLIENNEQVGPFSHTELMERGLSPAEMVLSPLTNEWNSASNLPELHEYFTLQGIYLPTNANAANFWWRLLAYIIDYVVIILVVAALAVFLGFFEAYTGAHTDMLFDDRNDFAFKLVLVISFMLYHAIFEATRAQGSIGKIICQLKVVDMDGRRISFRKALGRNLAKILSSILCGIGYLLIFWNDRHQGLHDQMAKTYVIRKKN, encoded by the coding sequence ATGATCAATAATTATTACCTTATCGAGAATAACGAACAAGTTGGGCCATTCTCACACACCGAATTAATGGAACGCGGCTTGTCGCCCGCCGAAATGGTCCTTTCTCCATTGACAAATGAGTGGAACAGCGCCTCGAACCTGCCCGAACTGCATGAGTATTTTACATTGCAGGGAATTTACCTGCCAACGAACGCCAATGCAGCAAATTTCTGGTGGAGGCTGCTGGCCTATATTATCGACTATGTAGTGATAATCCTGGTTGTCGCCGCGCTCGCCGTTTTTTTGGGCTTTTTCGAGGCCTACACAGGCGCGCATACCGACATGTTATTTGATGACCGCAACGACTTTGCATTTAAACTGGTACTTGTGATCAGCTTTATGCTTTATCACGCCATTTTCGAAGCAACTCGCGCGCAGGGAAGTATTGGCAAGATCATCTGCCAGTTAAAGGTGGTTGATATGGATGGCCGAAGAATAAGTTTTCGGAAGGCTTTAGGCCGTAACCTGGCTAAAATATTGTCGAGTATCCTGTGCGGTATCGGCTACCTGCTTATTTTCTGGAACGACCGCCACCAGGGCCTGCACGACCAAATGGCCAAAACTTATGTGATCAGGAAAAAGAATTAA
- a CDS encoding LytR/AlgR family response regulator transcription factor, with amino-acid sequence MITCIAIDDEPRALEVIERYCQKSNLTELKATFREPVKAIEFLNREKVDLVFLDINMPDISGLQLIQTLAEKPMVIFTTAYSTYAVESYNLNAIDYLLKPITFERFLAGVNKAAGLLQSKSGNGGKEDAATVFIKSGSQTYQVRIADILYLEKDGNYITVFLKDKQILIRENMGDIFDLVPATEFVRVHKSFVVAIRHITMIEVHQLVINGTKIPIGSTYREPLRARLGLK; translated from the coding sequence ATGATAACCTGCATAGCAATCGACGATGAACCCAGGGCACTGGAGGTGATAGAACGGTATTGCCAGAAAAGCAATTTGACCGAACTTAAGGCCACCTTCCGCGAGCCGGTGAAGGCCATAGAATTCCTGAACCGCGAAAAGGTGGACCTGGTGTTCCTCGACATCAACATGCCCGACATCAGCGGCCTGCAACTGATCCAAACCCTGGCTGAAAAGCCCATGGTCATATTCACCACGGCCTACAGTACCTACGCAGTGGAAAGCTACAATCTGAATGCTATTGATTATCTGCTTAAGCCCATCACTTTCGAGCGTTTTTTGGCCGGGGTGAACAAGGCAGCGGGTTTACTACAGTCGAAAAGCGGCAACGGAGGTAAGGAAGACGCGGCAACCGTATTTATTAAAAGCGGTTCGCAAACCTACCAGGTGCGTATTGCCGATATCCTGTACCTGGAAAAGGACGGTAATTACATAACGGTTTTCCTGAAAGACAAGCAGATACTTATCCGCGAGAACATGGGTGATATTTTTGACCTTGTACCCGCAACGGAGTTTGTGCGGGTGCATAAATCATTCGTTGTGGCAATCAGGCACATCACCATGATAGAGGTGCACCAGCTCGTTATTAATGGCACGAAAATCCCCATCGGCAGTACTTACCGCGAACCTTTGCGTGCACGTTTGGGATTGAAATAA
- a CDS encoding sensor histidine kinase: MLKIRKKDWIEIVLHIAFWVGVFYTLLSLTEAHITIRVDHAEGAVKKDPVLIRDVRHTLSPYLFITLGFLALLFYGNILLLFKKALHFKNILIRVAIPAAYFAAIFAANYYIGESLSAPKNDQPFMRTFKMDDRNNWSPPSLPGVKKDLVFRNDTLVFARSGLSNTILFIFIIVFGLSIAYFFLKEWSKAEKMRSELAAVQLDTEVKFLKSQVNPHFLFNTLNNLFSMAQGKGNDDLADGISKLSGMMRYMIYESNEESVPLKKEIEYLENCILLNKLRYADDEVRVVFNYPDQTEGVLIAPMLFIPFVENAFKHGVLIGNTSEIDVSIGVTANQLEFTCANAMYEVKKMDEKSGIGLENVRRRLELVYPGKHSLEIKNTDGRFLIDLKIDLE, from the coding sequence ATGCTTAAGATCAGGAAGAAAGACTGGATAGAGATCGTGCTTCATATCGCGTTCTGGGTTGGCGTTTTTTATACACTGCTATCGCTGACGGAAGCGCACATAACCATTCGTGTCGACCATGCCGAAGGTGCTGTAAAAAAGGATCCTGTGCTGATAAGGGATGTCAGGCACACGTTATCGCCGTACCTTTTTATCACGCTCGGTTTTCTTGCCCTGCTGTTCTATGGTAATATCCTTTTGTTATTTAAAAAGGCGCTGCACTTCAAAAATATATTGATCAGGGTGGCTATACCCGCAGCTTATTTTGCCGCCATCTTCGCGGCGAATTATTACATTGGTGAATCGCTTTCGGCACCGAAAAATGATCAGCCATTTATGCGTACTTTTAAAATGGACGACCGGAATAACTGGTCGCCTCCCAGCCTTCCCGGTGTAAAAAAAGACCTTGTTTTTCGAAATGATACTCTTGTATTTGCCCGCAGCGGTTTATCCAATACGATATTGTTTATTTTTATTATCGTATTTGGCCTTTCCATAGCCTATTTCTTTTTGAAAGAATGGTCAAAGGCCGAAAAGATGCGCTCGGAGTTGGCGGCGGTTCAGCTGGATACCGAGGTGAAATTTCTCAAATCGCAGGTAAACCCGCACTTTCTTTTCAACACGCTGAACAATCTTTTTTCTATGGCGCAGGGCAAAGGAAACGACGATCTTGCCGACGGTATATCAAAACTTTCGGGTATGATGCGCTACATGATATACGAAAGCAACGAAGAAAGCGTCCCGCTGAAAAAAGAGATCGAATATCTTGAAAATTGTATCCTGCTTAATAAATTGCGTTATGCTGATGACGAGGTGAGGGTTGTATTCAACTATCCCGATCAAACAGAGGGTGTTTTAATTGCGCCGATGCTATTCATCCCCTTCGTCGAAAATGCGTTTAAACATGGGGTATTGATCGGTAATACCTCTGAAATTGATGTTTCTATTGGGGTTACAGCGAATCAACTCGAATTCACCTGCGCGAATGCAATGTATGAGGTGAAAAAAATGGACGAAAAAAGTGGTATCGGGCTCGAAAACGTAAGGCGAAGACTGGAACTGGTTTATCCGGGTAAGCACAGCCTTGAGATAAAAAATACTGATGGCCGGTTTTTGATTGATCTTAAAATTGATTTGGAATGA
- a CDS encoding GLPGLI family protein gives MKRLLLLTTLLLMVFISAEAQNPDTARLMVHYKFSWVRDTANREHPYTENMVLYVGQSAGAYRSYDGVVYKAQFKKAFAEAVAASPDGHPMINRRGVGSNVEYYQYPNQQKLLTKDQLMANSYAIEGPLPAIAWKTTGDTATFGGLHCQKATGHFKGRDYSAWFCPDLPVRTGPWKLNGLPGVIVDARDAKNEVVFQFDGVEKTVATSPGNGPAVDKKDLPPILRDLDDDMNLIAPPLGSIKTTQKDFDKLQEAMRKNPNGVVQAVNAGNGPKMDHVKMGPPLKGPVINNPMELPEKK, from the coding sequence ATGAAAAGACTACTGTTACTGACAACCCTGTTATTAATGGTTTTTATTTCTGCTGAAGCTCAGAACCCCGATACGGCGCGGTTGATGGTACATTACAAGTTTTCGTGGGTAAGGGACACCGCAAACCGGGAGCATCCCTATACAGAAAACATGGTATTATATGTGGGCCAAAGCGCGGGCGCTTACAGGAGCTATGATGGAGTAGTATATAAGGCACAATTTAAAAAAGCCTTTGCCGAAGCGGTTGCAGCCAGCCCGGATGGGCACCCTATGATAAACAGAAGGGGAGTAGGCTCGAATGTTGAATATTACCAGTACCCCAATCAGCAAAAATTACTGACCAAAGATCAGCTGATGGCCAACAGTTATGCGATAGAAGGGCCGCTTCCTGCAATAGCCTGGAAAACTACCGGTGATACCGCAACTTTTGGGGGCCTGCATTGCCAGAAAGCCACAGGTCATTTTAAGGGCAGGGATTACAGCGCATGGTTTTGCCCCGATCTGCCCGTACGTACCGGACCCTGGAAACTGAATGGCTTGCCCGGTGTGATCGTAGATGCGCGTGATGCAAAAAACGAAGTGGTATTTCAGTTTGATGGCGTGGAAAAAACAGTCGCTACATCACCGGGGAATGGGCCGGCGGTTGACAAAAAAGACCTGCCCCCGATATTACGTGACTTGGATGACGACATGAATTTGATAGCGCCACCGCTTGGTTCGATCAAAACCACGCAAAAGGATTTTGACAAATTGCAGGAAGCCATGAGAAAAAATCCTAACGGCGTTGTACAGGCGGTAAACGCAGGCAATGGTCCTAAAATGGATCACGTAAAAATGGGCCCTCCGCTTAAAGGTCCTGTGATCAATAATCCAATGGAATTACCTGAAAAAAAATAA
- a CDS encoding GLPGLI family protein, translating to MKRQLIIIAALVLPVFAASAQMPDTAQVLVHYKFTHVRDTTNRANPYTENMALFVGKNTSSYKSYDRQLENQLFKKQMEEQMHNSADGNIRINRKNTGSGTEYFQFPGDNKFVRKEPLLVNTYIIDDAMPAIDWHISNDTASFGELHCQKATCHFKGRDYTAWFCPDLPVHVGPWKLNGLPGVIVEAYDAKKDVVFKFDRVEKALPVAPKPKQQADDHPGMVMVTIGGGDSDTDPNIIQVPAKGIKTTDKEFEKLRDAMRKNPDAFVQSMLASMPNNGGPKPDIRIKVGPQPVINNPIELPGK from the coding sequence ATGAAAAGACAATTAATAATTATTGCAGCGTTGGTTTTGCCCGTTTTTGCTGCTTCCGCGCAAATGCCCGACACCGCCCAGGTACTGGTGCACTACAAATTTACCCATGTGCGCGATACTACTAACCGCGCCAATCCCTACACCGAGAATATGGCCCTTTTTGTAGGAAAGAACACCAGCAGCTACAAAAGCTACGACAGGCAGTTGGAAAACCAGCTATTCAAAAAACAAATGGAAGAGCAAATGCATAATTCTGCCGATGGCAATATCAGGATCAACCGTAAGAACACCGGATCGGGTACCGAGTACTTCCAGTTTCCGGGCGATAATAAATTTGTTCGTAAAGAGCCCCTGTTGGTGAACACTTACATCATAGATGATGCGATGCCTGCTATAGACTGGCACATCAGCAATGATACGGCAAGCTTCGGCGAGTTACATTGCCAGAAGGCCACCTGTCATTTTAAAGGGCGAGATTACACGGCATGGTTTTGCCCCGACTTGCCGGTGCACGTCGGTCCGTGGAAGCTGAACGGGCTGCCGGGCGTTATTGTGGAGGCTTATGATGCAAAGAAGGACGTGGTTTTTAAATTCGACAGGGTGGAGAAGGCCCTGCCCGTGGCGCCAAAACCTAAACAACAGGCCGACGACCACCCGGGCATGGTGATGGTGACAATAGGCGGCGGCGATTCGGACACCGACCCCAACATCATCCAGGTGCCGGCTAAGGGTATTAAAACCACCGATAAAGAATTTGAAAAACTGCGGGATGCGATGCGCAAGAACCCGGACGCCTTTGTGCAATCGATGCTGGCGAGTATGCCAAATAACGGCGGACCAAAGCCCGATATCAGGATAAAGGTAGGACCCCAGCCGGTGATCAATAACCCAATCGAGCTGCCAGGGAAATAA
- a CDS encoding GLPGLI family protein codes for MNRYLAMWILLAAPLQAALAQKPDTAQILVHYKFSYVRDTNNRAHPYTENMVLFVGKALGSYKSYDRQLQNDLFRRQFQEQLLNSADGNIRLDRKMTGSGTEYSQFINNRELVRREVIGNDAYIIGEALPVINWHISGDKANFGELRCQKATCHFKGRDYTAWFCPDLPVHVGPWKLNGLPGVIVEAYDSKKEVVFKFDRVEKAVLGARKPIKDRHGRIIAPPGDDGDDTDPNIIQVPTKGIKTTNKEFEKLQAVMRRDPNAFAQAMTGGKGSDGPKLDRKAGPGILINNPIELPEKR; via the coding sequence ATGAACAGATATTTAGCTATGTGGATTCTGCTGGCCGCGCCGCTACAGGCGGCGCTGGCGCAAAAGCCGGATACGGCACAAATACTGGTGCATTATAAGTTCAGTTATGTGCGTGATACCAATAACCGCGCGCACCCCTATACCGAAAATATGGTTTTATTTGTGGGGAAGGCCTTGGGTAGTTATAAGAGCTACGACCGCCAGTTGCAAAACGATCTGTTTCGGAGGCAATTCCAGGAGCAATTGCTCAACTCTGCAGACGGTAATATCAGGCTTGATCGTAAAATGACGGGCTCAGGCACTGAATACTCCCAGTTTATTAATAACAGGGAACTGGTGCGCAGGGAAGTTATTGGCAACGATGCATATATCATCGGCGAGGCGCTGCCGGTCATAAACTGGCACATCAGTGGCGATAAGGCGAACTTTGGTGAGCTCCGCTGCCAGAAGGCAACCTGCCATTTTAAAGGGCGGGATTACACGGCATGGTTTTGCCCCGATCTGCCGGTGCACGTCGGACCCTGGAAGCTGAATGGGTTGCCGGGCGTCATCGTTGAGGCGTATGATTCAAAAAAGGAAGTGGTTTTCAAGTTCGACCGGGTGGAAAAGGCCGTATTGGGAGCGCGTAAGCCGATAAAAGACCGCCACGGCAGGATAATCGCACCCCCTGGGGATGACGGGGACGACACTGATCCGAATATCATCCAGGTACCAACCAAAGGTATCAAAACCACGAATAAAGAATTTGAAAAGCTGCAGGCGGTAATGCGCAGGGACCCAAATGCTTTTGCACAGGCCATGACCGGCGGCAAGGGCAGCGACGGACCGAAATTAGACAGGAAAGCAGGTCCTGGCATCCTGATAAATAACCCCATAGAATTACCGGAAAAGAGATGA